Within Williamwhitmania taraxaci, the genomic segment CTTCTCCACAATGTGGTAGCTCTCGGGGTGAACCGCGCTGTTGTCGAGCGGATTCTTAGCATCGGGAATGCGGAGGAAACCAGCCGATTGCTCAAATGCCTTTGCGCCCAAGCGTGGCACCTTACTGAGCTCCTTGCGCGAGGCAAAGGGACCGTTTTGCTTACGGTAATCCACAATGTTTTGTGCCAGCTGAGGACCCAATCCGGATATGTAGGTGAGCAGATGCTTACTGGCAGTGTTAACATTCACCCCCACCATATTCACGCTACTTTCCACCACCAAATCGAGGCTTTGCTTTAGCTGACCTTGATCCACATCGTGCTGATATTGTCCAACGCCAATCGATTTAGCATCAATCTTAACCAGCTCGGCCAGCGGATCCATAAGTCTACGACCAATAGATACGGCACCACGAACGGTAACATCGAATTCGGGAAACTCCTCCCGAGCTACGGCGCTTGCAGAGTATATCGATGCGCCATCCTCGCTCACCACAAAAACCTGAATGGGGCGAGGAAAAGCAATTTTCTTGATAAAGTGCTCGGTTTCGCGACCGGCCGTTCCATTTCCAATGGCAATCGCCTCAATCTTATAGGCATCCACCAGCGACTCCACCTTCTTCATGGCGTTGAAGGTCTCGCTCTGGGGCGGATGGGGATAAATGTTTTCGTTGTGCACCAAATTCCCTTGAGCATCAAGACATACGAGTTTACATCCGCTTTTAAATCCTGGATCGAGAGCAAGAATCCGTTTCTGTCCAAGCGGGGAGGCAAGCAGCAGCTGGCGAAGGTTGTCGGCAAAAACGCGGATAGCCTCGGCATCAGCCTTTTCCTTGTAGAAGGCCATGCACTCAGTCTCCATGGATGGACCCAGCAAACGCTTGTAGCTATCCTCAACGGCCATCTCTACCTGATCGCTTGCCAATCCATTCCCGGTGATAAAAATACCGAGCAACATCTCCACCGCTTTATCCTCATCGGGTTCGGCAGCAATCTTAAGGAAGCCCTCATCCTGTCCGCGCCGCACAGCGAGTAACCTATGCGAAGGACAACGGCGCAATGGCTCCGAAAAGTCGAAGTAGTCCTTATACTTGGCACCTTCCTCCTCTTTTCCTTTAACCATATGCGATTTAATCACCGCTTCTTGGTTGTATAGCTTTCGCATGGATGCCCTAGCTTTGAGGCTTTCGGTAATCCACTCGGCCATAATATCGCGAGCACCCTGCAAGGCTTCCTCCACATCGGGAACCTGATCGTTGAGAAACGCAACAGCCTTATCAGCCGGATCGAAACGATCTTGCCTAAATATAATGGTAGCCAAAGGCTCAAGCCCCTTTTCTCTGGCAATAGTCGCTTTGGTTCGTCGCTTTGGTTTGTAGGGAAGATAAATATCCTCGAGAATACCAAGATCGTACACGCTGC encodes:
- a CDS encoding Tex family protein, which encodes MAEPLIRKHVELISADLSVGDWQVENTLNLFLEGATVPFISRYRKERTGSLDEVQIASIKEQHVKYLEIEKRRETMLKTIEELGKLTPELKAKICSVYDLGILEDIYLPYKPKRRTKATIAREKGLEPLATIIFRQDRFDPADKAVAFLNDQVPDVEEALQGARDIMAEWITESLKARASMRKLYNQEAVIKSHMVKGKEEEGAKYKDYFDFSEPLRRCPSHRLLAVRRGQDEGFLKIAAEPDEDKAVEMLLGIFITGNGLASDQVEMAVEDSYKRLLGPSMETECMAFYKEKADAEAIRVFADNLRQLLLASPLGQKRILALDPGFKSGCKLVCLDAQGNLVHNENIYPHPPQSETFNAMKKVESLVDAYKIEAIAIGNGTAGRETEHFIKKIAFPRPIQVFVVSEDGASIYSASAVAREEFPEFDVTVRGAVSIGRRLMDPLAELVKIDAKSIGVGQYQHDVDQGQLKQSLDLVVESSVNMVGVNVNTASKHLLTYISGLGPQLAQNIVDYRKQNGPFASRKELSKVPRLGAKAFEQSAGFLRIPDAKNPLDNSAVHPESYHIVEKMAKDKGCTVADLLAKEELRKQIEAKNYVTAEVGLPTLQDIVKELAKPGLDPRAEAKVFEFADGIYSIEHLRVGMELPGIVTNITAFGAFVDVGVKQDGLVHISQLANRYISSPSEAVKLHQHVRVKVMEVDLGRKRIQLSMKELEQ